The proteins below are encoded in one region of Streptomyces roseirectus:
- a CDS encoding SMI1/KNR4 family protein, whose protein sequence is MPTEVKEMQKKYLTHVLEMLGAPLRRHQAPEAWHKLESELGAGLPPDYKEIVDAYAPVKINGHLYLSHPAIEPWNLGEWIHSTAEAWSQIEWDEDEPEGDPRVSLGVPELLFGTPDGLIPIASTDRGETIFYAPQGALGAGALFIENGEGEFFEYSFSFVEWLYRWLIGEEVTGPGGGAFYPGPVALMDLPMSPEDPQETRYGPPRGM, encoded by the coding sequence TTGCCCACGGAGGTGAAAGAGATGCAGAAAAAATACCTCACACACGTGCTGGAAATGCTCGGCGCGCCCTTGCGGCGACACCAAGCCCCTGAGGCATGGCACAAACTGGAGAGCGAGCTGGGTGCAGGTCTCCCCCCGGACTACAAGGAGATTGTCGACGCCTACGCCCCAGTCAAGATCAACGGCCATCTGTACCTGAGCCACCCGGCGATCGAACCCTGGAACTTGGGCGAGTGGATTCACAGCACGGCCGAGGCGTGGTCACAGATCGAATGGGACGAGGACGAACCTGAGGGCGACCCTCGCGTGTCCCTCGGTGTGCCCGAGCTACTCTTCGGCACCCCGGACGGCCTGATCCCAATCGCCTCGACCGACCGAGGAGAGACGATCTTCTACGCACCGCAGGGAGCCCTGGGAGCAGGGGCGCTCTTCATCGAGAATGGTGAGGGCGAGTTCTTCGAGTACTCCTTCTCGTTCGTGGAGTGGCTGTACCGCTGGCTGATCGGCGAGGAGGTTACCGGGCCGGGTGGTGGCGCCTTTTATCCAGGGCCTGTAGCGCTTATGGACCTTCCCATGTCTCCGGAAGACCCTCAAGAGACTCGGTACGGGCCGCCCCGTGGTATGTGA
- a CDS encoding tyrosine-type recombinase/integrase: protein MRTSTSTGRGRVYRRCGCRDPQHHQLGALCPRLTTDSGHDTWTFAVDLPNPGPHRTTVRRGGFPTHDLAEQALTRFLDGQAVGYNADPSQTVADYLTTWLETKALILKPTTMARYRDYVHNDLVPAFGTLKLDQLAHRHISAYVTRQLATGRGHVTLYRCLATLSSALGDAVREHRLPHNPASPPVLHRPPSPERRIWTAEEAARFLTHCHQADPQMADLFEFLIGTGLRKGEALALHWTDVHLPEGVLYVRCTLSAIDNNHLVITTPKTRSSRGWVAISPRVATALHHQAQRSPRTHSDPSDPFTGLVFHRPDGRPLAPHHVLDRLHQLSAEAGVPQITVHDLRHLTATITISAGIPLTVVSKTLRHSTLSTTANIYSHLTHQAARQAVDTIDHTLTTAQNSSRAPSRPAWLRPPRDHLHRLRQALHRHHTPTPPAFSLTASRPQTAHATTLRPPRPQTHRKPPSQK, encoded by the coding sequence ATGCGCACCAGCACCAGCACTGGCCGCGGCCGTGTCTACCGCCGCTGCGGCTGCAGAGACCCCCAGCACCACCAGCTCGGCGCCCTCTGCCCCCGCCTCACCACGGACAGCGGCCACGACACCTGGACCTTCGCCGTCGACCTCCCCAACCCCGGCCCGCACCGCACCACCGTCCGCCGGGGCGGCTTCCCCACCCACGACCTCGCCGAACAAGCCCTCACCCGCTTCCTCGACGGCCAGGCCGTCGGATACAACGCCGACCCCAGCCAGACCGTCGCCGACTACCTCACCACCTGGCTGGAGACCAAAGCCCTCATCCTGAAGCCGACCACGATGGCCCGCTACCGCGACTACGTCCACAACGACCTCGTCCCCGCCTTCGGCACCCTCAAGCTCGACCAGCTCGCCCACCGTCACATCTCCGCCTACGTCACCCGCCAGCTCGCCACCGGCCGCGGACACGTCACCCTCTACCGCTGCCTCGCCACCCTCTCCAGCGCCCTCGGCGACGCCGTCCGCGAACACCGCCTCCCCCACAACCCCGCCTCACCCCCCGTCCTGCACCGCCCCCCATCACCGGAACGCAGAATCTGGACCGCCGAAGAAGCCGCACGCTTCCTCACCCACTGCCACCAGGCCGACCCGCAGATGGCCGACCTGTTCGAGTTCCTCATCGGCACCGGCCTGCGCAAAGGCGAAGCCCTCGCACTCCACTGGACCGACGTCCACCTCCCAGAGGGCGTCCTCTACGTGCGCTGCACCCTCTCCGCCATCGACAACAACCACCTCGTCATCACCACCCCGAAAACCCGCTCCAGCCGCGGATGGGTCGCCATCTCACCCCGCGTCGCCACCGCCCTCCACCACCAGGCACAAAGATCACCCCGCACCCACAGCGATCCCAGCGACCCCTTCACCGGACTCGTCTTCCACCGCCCCGACGGACGCCCCCTCGCACCCCACCACGTCCTCGACCGCCTCCACCAGCTCTCCGCCGAAGCCGGCGTCCCACAGATCACCGTCCACGACCTGCGCCACCTCACAGCCACCATCACCATCAGCGCAGGCATCCCCCTCACCGTGGTCTCCAAGACCCTGCGCCACTCCACCCTCTCCACCACCGCGAACATCTACAGCCACCTAACCCACCAGGCAGCCCGCCAAGCCGTCGACACCATCGACCACACCCTCACCACAGCCCAGAACAGCAGCCGCGCACCCAGCCGCCCCGCATGGCTGCGACCACCCCGCGACCACCTCCACCGCCTCCGCCAAGCACTCCACCGGCACCACACCCCCACGCCACCGGCCTTCAGCCTCACAGCCTCCCGACCACAGACCGCACACGCGACCACACTGCGACCACCACGGCCCCAGACACACCGGAAGCCGCCCTCCCAGAAATGA